A genomic stretch from Bos javanicus breed banteng chromosome 29, ARS-OSU_banteng_1.0, whole genome shotgun sequence includes:
- the LOC133241800 gene encoding olfactory receptor 8D2-like: MDTGNHSSVTEFILEGLTDQPGLQLPLFFLFLLIYMVSMVSNLGLVILIRISSQLHVPMYYFLSNLSFIDLCYSSVIIPKMLVNFMSEKNFTSFPECMVQLFFFCFFGINDSYMLTAMAYDRYVAICNPLLYTVTMSHRVCFLLVTGVYIMGAVGASIHTSFISSRSFCGTDVIHHYFCDILPLLNISCSRDYTKELSVMILVGFNVFACAVAIFISYAFILPSILRIHSAEGRSKAFSTCSSHLAAVGVFYGSIIFMYFKPSTSDTVQEKVASVFYTTVIPMLNPLIYSLRNKDVKESIKKVLKGGIVPRSV; this comes from the coding sequence ATGGATACAGGAAATCATTCTTCAGTAACTGAGTTCATCCTTGAGGGGTTAACAGACCAGCCAGGACTCCAGCTCCCACTCTTCTTCCTGTTTCTATTGATCTACATGGTCTCCATGGTGAGCAACCTGGGCTTGGTCATTTTAATCAGAATCAGTTCTCAGCTTCACGTGCCCATGTATTATTTTCTCAGTAATTTGTCCTTCATAGATCTCTGCTACTCCTCAGTCATAATTCCAAAGATGCTGGTGAACTTCATGTCAGAGAAGAACTTCACTTCTTTCCCTGAGTGCATGGTCCAgctctttttcttctgcttcttcggTATTAATGACTCCTACATGCTGACAGCCATGGCATATGATCGTTATGTTGCCATCTGTAACCCCTTGCTCTACACTGTTACCATGTCCCACAGAGTCTGTTTCCTACTGGTCACTGGTGTGTATATAATGGGGGCTGTTGGAGCCTCGATTCACACCAGCTTCATATCTAGTCGCTCCTTCTGTGGCACTGATGTTATCCACCATTACTTCTGTGACATCCTTCCTCTTCTGAATATATCTTGCTCAAGAGACTACACcaaagaactttctgtgatgattttGGTTGGATTCAATGTCTTTGCATGTGCTGTAGCCATCTTCATCTCTTATGCTTTTATCCTTCCCAGCATCTTGCGCATCCACTCAGCTGAAGGCAGATCTAAGGCTTTCAGTACCTGCAGCTCCCACCTTGCAGCTGTTGGGGTTTTCTATGGCTCCATCATCTTCATGTATTTTAAACCATCTACCAGTGACACAGTGCAGGAGAAAGTGGCCTCTGTGTTTTATACCACAGTGATTCCCATGCTTAACCCCCTTATCTACAGCCTTAGGAACAAGGATGTCAAAGAATCCATTAAAAAAGTTCTGAAGGGTGGGATAGTTCCCAGGTCTGTGTAG